One part of the Sander vitreus isolate 19-12246 chromosome 10, sanVit1, whole genome shotgun sequence genome encodes these proteins:
- the cenpi gene encoding centromere protein I isoform X1 gives MAAKLNLSGPPDSDTSSPNDQSVSSRSSNRSLRVADKARRKNEAEDPFVLALKYFSDVEAGTPVYGNDDVERNMVLVEKVAYSKGLSPETISIMLEFAMSLRMGTILCPRVLKCLIPATVVPQEAVVRAFVWLGVGKIPVSTQILFIKWVLTVFDMIDAKDQLRAIYGFIFSFVTEENLCPFICHLLYLLTRKESVRVFRVRKLLELQSKLGRQPFLLNLLSLYKVFCPELVTLSIPSRIKSVFRNHNMPWRSALIAVQKRGGSQVASSISPASKIKDKTNPRKRKHCHLVLPALCAVVNKEAQTELSSSRKVVPLVQLHSFAQLLENMHRIELPAQMGSLLGSSLALQYLDCVQDESALLRLNFWLGYALHEEFLFCGDGGASQNSEEALQFLNKLLSTQHFLQEGFSSSEAFLYKFLNVWDGSLLRPQILGLLSNIPVIPSSQIRRLLFEPLMQLFFTSSLFFKCGLMECLNNMLLKWLTWHSVYALEDDLDISLNSHTSINMTLSGFKDSVMELVDFVGRLASVGLQLEGCHSLLLSFILDFYETVCDTFLKYGLPLVVIPPTGVFYPALFASDPVSVDRLAYIMYRYKVNLTSAKSQETEQAFHISRQTFREFNHYAVVMVNSLWNSKMFQPGMGIQLGEELLLKSNVPQYWTSFDLIHHPAFMSYAVDFHQKCWPGRKDMDLNSIKHSKPWSWYLEYLFSQGYDGLKQFVQSNISRQKAAGDGQGNSLST, from the exons ATGGCAGCTAAGTTAAACCTGTCGGGGCCGCCGGATTCCGACACGTCGTCTCCAAACGATCAGTCTGTATCCAGCCGCAGCAGTAACAGAAGTCTGAGAGTTGCAGATAAGGCGAGGAGAAAGAACGAGGCGGAGGACCCATTTGTTCTGGCCCTGAAGTACTTCTCTGACG TTGAAGCAGGTACTCCTGTGTATGGGAACGATGATGTGGAGAGGAACATGGTGCTGGTGGAGAAGGTGGCCTACAGTAAAGGACTTTCCCCAGAGACCATCTCTATTATGCTGGAGTTTGCCATGAGCCTCCGTATGG GGACTATTCTATGTCCCCGGGTGCTGAAGTGTCTGATTCCTGCCACTGTGGTACCTCAGGAGGCTGTTGTTCGAGCGTTTGTATGGCTGGGGGTTGGCAAAATACCTGTCAGCACACAA ATTCTTTTCATAAAGTGGGTGTTGACTGTATTTGACATGATTGATGCAAAGGACCAACTTCGAGCTATCTATGGCTTCATCTTTAGCTTCGTCACAGAGGAAAATCTG TGTCCTTTCATCTGCCATCTGTTGTACCTTTTGACCAGAAAGGAAAGTG TGCGAGTCTTCAGAGTCAGGAAGCTACTGGAGCTACAGTCTAAACTG GGAAGGCAGCCGTTCCTCCTGAACCTACTGTCACTTTACAAAGTGTTTTGCCCTGAACTGGTGACACTTTCCATCCCATCACGAATTAAG AGTGTGTTTAGGAACCACAATATGCCCTGGAGGTCAGCGTTGATTGCTGTCCAGAAGAGGGGCGGTTCCCAGGTTGCCTCCAGCATCAGTCCGGCCTCCAAAATCAAAGATAAGACCAACCCCAGGAAAAGG AAACACTGCCACCTGGTCTTGCCGGCATTGTGTGCTGTAGTTAATAAAGAGGCTCAGACTGAGCTGTCCTCCAGCAGAAAGGTGGTCCCCCTGGTACAGCTCCACTCCTTTGCTCAGCTCCTGGAAAATATGCACCGTATAGAG CTCCCCGCTCAGATGGGCTCACTGCTGGGCTCCAGTCTGGCACTGCAGTACCTGGACTGTGTACAGGATGAGTCTGCCCTCCTACGCCTCAACTTCTGGCTAGGCTACGCTCTCCACGAAG AGTTTTTGTTCTGCGGCGATGGAGGAGCCTCCCAGAATTCAGAAGAAGCTCTGCAGTTTTTGAACAAGTTGCTGTCTACACAGCACTTTCTCCAG GAGGGGTTTTCCAGTTCAGAGGCTTTTCTCTACAAATTTCTCAATGTGTGGGATGGTTCCCTCCTCCGCCCACAGATCCTCGGCCTGCTGAGCAACATTCCTGTTATCCCCAGTTCCC AAATCAGACGGCTTCTGTTTGAGCCCCTCATGCAActtttctttacatcttcacTGTTTTTCAAG TGTGGCCTGATGGAGTGTCTAAACAATATGCTGTTAAAGTGGCTGACCTGGCACTCAGTGTATGCTCTGGAGGACGACTTGGACATCAGCCTCAACAGCCACACCTCCAT AAACATGACTCTGTCAGGGTTCAAGGATTCAGTGATGGAGCTGGTTGACTTTGTGGGTCGGCTGGCCTCTGTGGGCCTTCAGCTCGAAGGCTGccactctctcctcctcagcttcATCCTGGACTTCTATGAGACG GTGTGTGACACGTTTCTGAAGTATGGGCTCCCCCTCGTGGTGATACCTCCAACTGGAGTTTTTTACCCAGCCCTGTTTGCCTCTGACCCCGTTAGCGTGGACAGACTGGCCTACATCATGTACAG GTACAAGGTGAACTTGACATCAGCCAAGAGTCAAGAAACAGag CAGGCCTTTCACATCAGCCGCCAGACATTCCGCGAGTTCAACCACTACGCAGTCGTCATGGTCAACTCCCTGTGGAACTCCAAAATGTTTCAACCAGGCATGGGTATACAGCTGGGAGAGGAGCTGCTGCTCAAGAGCAACGTGCCGCAATACTGGACGAGCTTCGACCTCATCCACCACCCGGCCTTCATGAGCTACGCCGTCGACTTTCACCAGAAG TGTTGGCCGGGCAGAAAGGACATGGACCTCAATTCCATAAAG CATTCCAAGCCATGGAGCTGGTACCTGGAGTATCTGTTCAGTCAGGGTTATGACGGCCTTAAACAGTTTGTTCAGAGCAACATCAGCCGGCAGAAGGCAGCAGGCGACGGTCAGGGCAACAGTTTGTCCACATAG
- the arl13a gene encoding ADP-ribosylation factor-like protein 13A isoform X2, which translates to MDIDLLLCQFQRRWWPLCSPCSPQGNMFNLISNCCTWFSKIQEPIRKVTILVVGLDKAGKSSSIRGMLRVPNGVEAGPTNGCVRHELRVENYLVTLLDVGGSAESRGAWRELCGEAHGIIFVVDSSDRQRIKEVKEVLADQLKQPRVAGKPLLVLANKQDKMNALLGSELIEILSLEELVNQSRSLCHIEPCSALMDLRRWSDRKTLRGLRWLLRAVYLDYPELCTRVAQDSKRPLEPREREKTWKTEKVRRKPKGERMRSSKPDLHQVHRPKEKEKNTKGEGKMKPIQNMLQKETSLKKKTKKKRPVKVQEGEKDQVEANEQEEEEEGDGNEGEHENCGHREKASSALIPPKKSKPKRKTKVKEETLDVSASPDNDEKPLKAKGERTKKKKVVKVKRKNKINTEEMSGAYSQPVDLSATFDLYRKAILALKEHQNQGQ; encoded by the exons ATGGACATAGACTTACTTCT ATGCCAGTTCCAGAGAAGATGGTGGCCGCTGTGCTCACCTTGCTCACCTCAAGGAAACATGTTCAACCTGATAAGCAACTGCTGCACCTGGTTCTCCAAAATACAGGAGCCAATCag GAAAGTGACCATTCTGGTGGTTGGTCTTGACAAAGCAGGAAAATCATCCTCCATCAGAGGAATGTTAAGAG TCCCCAATGGTGTGGAAGCAGGACCCACCAATGGCTGCGTACGACATGAGTTGAGAGTGGAGAACTACCTGGTCACCTTGTTGGATGTTGGGGGCTCAGCAGAGTCGAGAGGAGCCTGGAGGGAGCTCTGTGGAGAGGCCCATGGGATCATCTTTGTGGTGGACTCTAGTGACAGGCAAAGGATAAAGGAGGTCAAGGAGGTTCTTGCTGACCAGCTGAAGCAACCGAGAGTGGCAGGAAAACCCCTACTAGT GTTGGCTAACAAACAGGACAAAATGAACGCTTTGCTGGGAAGTGAGCTGATTGAGATTCTGTCCCTGGAGGAGCTGGTCAACCAGAGCCGCTCTCTGTGCCATATT GAGCCTTGTTCAGCCTTAATGGACCTGCGACGCTGGTCGGACAGAAAGACTCTACGAGGCCTTCGCTGGTTGCTTCGTGCCGTTTATCTGGATTACCCCGAGCTATGTACTCGTGTAGCCCAGGACAGCAAGAGGCCTCTGGAAccaagagagagggaaaagacCTGGAAAACAGAGAAAGTTCGCAGAAAACCCAAGGGGGAACG AATGCGATCCAGCAAACCAGATCTTCACCAGGTTCATCggccaaaagaaaaggagaaaaatacaAAGGGTGAAGGAAAGATGAAACCCATTCAAAACATGCTGCAAAAG GAAACCAGTCtgaaaaagaagacaaagaagaaGAGGCCGGTTAAGGTCCAGGAAGGTGAAAAGGATCAAGTAGAAGCAAAtgaacaggaggaggaagaggagggtgaCGGTAACGAAGGAGAGCATGAAAACTGTGGCCACAGAGAGAAAGCCAGCAGTGCCCTGATCCCCCCGAAAAAAAGCAAACCAAAACGtaaaacaaaagtgaaagaAGAGACTCTGGACGTGTCAGCATCACCAGACAATGATGAGAAGCCGCTTAAAG CTAAAGGGGAAAgaacgaagaaaaaaaaagttgtcaaaGTGAAAAGGAAGAACAAGATCAACACAGAGGAGATGTCTGGAGCTTACTCTCAACCTGTGGACCTGTCTGCAACCTTTG ATCTTTACCGAAAAGCAATACTGGCTCTGAAGGAACATCAGAATCAGGGACAGTGA
- the cenpi gene encoding centromere protein I isoform X2, which translates to MAAKLNLSGPPDSDTSSPNDQSVSSRSSNRSLRVADKARRKNEAEDPFVLALKYFSDVEAGTPVYGNDDVERNMVLVEKVAYSKGLSPETISIMLEFAMSLRMGTILCPRVLKCLIPATVVPQEAVVRAFVWLGVGKIPVSTQILFIKWVLTVFDMIDAKDQLRAIYGFIFSFVTEENLCPFICHLLYLLTRKESVRVFRVRKLLELQSKLGRQPFLLNLLSLYKVFCPELVTLSIPSRIKSVFRNHNMPWRSALIAVQKRGGSQVASSISPASKIKDKTNPRKRKHCHLVLPALCAVVNKEAQTELSSSRKVVPLVQLHSFAQLLENMHRIELPAQMGSLLGSSLALQYLDCVQDESALLRLNFWLGYALHEEFLFCGDGGASQNSEEALQFLNKLLSTQHFLQEGFSSSEAFLYKFLNVWDGSLLRPQILGLLSNIPVIPSSQIRRLLFEPLMQLFFTSSLFFKCGLMECLNNMLLKWLTWHSVYALEDDLDISLNSHTSINMTLSGFKDSVMELVDFVGRLASVGLQLEGCHSLLLSFILDFYETVCDTFLKYGLPLVVIPPTGVFYPALFASDPVSVDRLAYIMYRYKVNLTSAKSQETEAFHISRQTFREFNHYAVVMVNSLWNSKMFQPGMGIQLGEELLLKSNVPQYWTSFDLIHHPAFMSYAVDFHQKCWPGRKDMDLNSIKHSKPWSWYLEYLFSQGYDGLKQFVQSNISRQKAAGDGQGNSLST; encoded by the exons ATGGCAGCTAAGTTAAACCTGTCGGGGCCGCCGGATTCCGACACGTCGTCTCCAAACGATCAGTCTGTATCCAGCCGCAGCAGTAACAGAAGTCTGAGAGTTGCAGATAAGGCGAGGAGAAAGAACGAGGCGGAGGACCCATTTGTTCTGGCCCTGAAGTACTTCTCTGACG TTGAAGCAGGTACTCCTGTGTATGGGAACGATGATGTGGAGAGGAACATGGTGCTGGTGGAGAAGGTGGCCTACAGTAAAGGACTTTCCCCAGAGACCATCTCTATTATGCTGGAGTTTGCCATGAGCCTCCGTATGG GGACTATTCTATGTCCCCGGGTGCTGAAGTGTCTGATTCCTGCCACTGTGGTACCTCAGGAGGCTGTTGTTCGAGCGTTTGTATGGCTGGGGGTTGGCAAAATACCTGTCAGCACACAA ATTCTTTTCATAAAGTGGGTGTTGACTGTATTTGACATGATTGATGCAAAGGACCAACTTCGAGCTATCTATGGCTTCATCTTTAGCTTCGTCACAGAGGAAAATCTG TGTCCTTTCATCTGCCATCTGTTGTACCTTTTGACCAGAAAGGAAAGTG TGCGAGTCTTCAGAGTCAGGAAGCTACTGGAGCTACAGTCTAAACTG GGAAGGCAGCCGTTCCTCCTGAACCTACTGTCACTTTACAAAGTGTTTTGCCCTGAACTGGTGACACTTTCCATCCCATCACGAATTAAG AGTGTGTTTAGGAACCACAATATGCCCTGGAGGTCAGCGTTGATTGCTGTCCAGAAGAGGGGCGGTTCCCAGGTTGCCTCCAGCATCAGTCCGGCCTCCAAAATCAAAGATAAGACCAACCCCAGGAAAAGG AAACACTGCCACCTGGTCTTGCCGGCATTGTGTGCTGTAGTTAATAAAGAGGCTCAGACTGAGCTGTCCTCCAGCAGAAAGGTGGTCCCCCTGGTACAGCTCCACTCCTTTGCTCAGCTCCTGGAAAATATGCACCGTATAGAG CTCCCCGCTCAGATGGGCTCACTGCTGGGCTCCAGTCTGGCACTGCAGTACCTGGACTGTGTACAGGATGAGTCTGCCCTCCTACGCCTCAACTTCTGGCTAGGCTACGCTCTCCACGAAG AGTTTTTGTTCTGCGGCGATGGAGGAGCCTCCCAGAATTCAGAAGAAGCTCTGCAGTTTTTGAACAAGTTGCTGTCTACACAGCACTTTCTCCAG GAGGGGTTTTCCAGTTCAGAGGCTTTTCTCTACAAATTTCTCAATGTGTGGGATGGTTCCCTCCTCCGCCCACAGATCCTCGGCCTGCTGAGCAACATTCCTGTTATCCCCAGTTCCC AAATCAGACGGCTTCTGTTTGAGCCCCTCATGCAActtttctttacatcttcacTGTTTTTCAAG TGTGGCCTGATGGAGTGTCTAAACAATATGCTGTTAAAGTGGCTGACCTGGCACTCAGTGTATGCTCTGGAGGACGACTTGGACATCAGCCTCAACAGCCACACCTCCAT AAACATGACTCTGTCAGGGTTCAAGGATTCAGTGATGGAGCTGGTTGACTTTGTGGGTCGGCTGGCCTCTGTGGGCCTTCAGCTCGAAGGCTGccactctctcctcctcagcttcATCCTGGACTTCTATGAGACG GTGTGTGACACGTTTCTGAAGTATGGGCTCCCCCTCGTGGTGATACCTCCAACTGGAGTTTTTTACCCAGCCCTGTTTGCCTCTGACCCCGTTAGCGTGGACAGACTGGCCTACATCATGTACAG GTACAAGGTGAACTTGACATCAGCCAAGAGTCAAGAAACAGag GCCTTTCACATCAGCCGCCAGACATTCCGCGAGTTCAACCACTACGCAGTCGTCATGGTCAACTCCCTGTGGAACTCCAAAATGTTTCAACCAGGCATGGGTATACAGCTGGGAGAGGAGCTGCTGCTCAAGAGCAACGTGCCGCAATACTGGACGAGCTTCGACCTCATCCACCACCCGGCCTTCATGAGCTACGCCGTCGACTTTCACCAGAAG TGTTGGCCGGGCAGAAAGGACATGGACCTCAATTCCATAAAG CATTCCAAGCCATGGAGCTGGTACCTGGAGTATCTGTTCAGTCAGGGTTATGACGGCCTTAAACAGTTTGTTCAGAGCAACATCAGCCGGCAGAAGGCAGCAGGCGACGGTCAGGGCAACAGTTTGTCCACATAG
- the arl13a gene encoding ADP-ribosylation factor-like protein 13A isoform X1 produces the protein MCTVLLIRCQFQRRWWPLCSPCSPQGNMFNLISNCCTWFSKIQEPIRKVTILVVGLDKAGKSSSIRGMLRVPNGVEAGPTNGCVRHELRVENYLVTLLDVGGSAESRGAWRELCGEAHGIIFVVDSSDRQRIKEVKEVLADQLKQPRVAGKPLLVLANKQDKMNALLGSELIEILSLEELVNQSRSLCHIEPCSALMDLRRWSDRKTLRGLRWLLRAVYLDYPELCTRVAQDSKRPLEPREREKTWKTEKVRRKPKGERMRSSKPDLHQVHRPKEKEKNTKGEGKMKPIQNMLQKETSLKKKTKKKRPVKVQEGEKDQVEANEQEEEEEGDGNEGEHENCGHREKASSALIPPKKSKPKRKTKVKEETLDVSASPDNDEKPLKAKGERTKKKKVVKVKRKNKINTEEMSGAYSQPVDLSATFDLYRKAILALKEHQNQGQ, from the exons ATGCCAGTTCCAGAGAAGATGGTGGCCGCTGTGCTCACCTTGCTCACCTCAAGGAAACATGTTCAACCTGATAAGCAACTGCTGCACCTGGTTCTCCAAAATACAGGAGCCAATCag GAAAGTGACCATTCTGGTGGTTGGTCTTGACAAAGCAGGAAAATCATCCTCCATCAGAGGAATGTTAAGAG TCCCCAATGGTGTGGAAGCAGGACCCACCAATGGCTGCGTACGACATGAGTTGAGAGTGGAGAACTACCTGGTCACCTTGTTGGATGTTGGGGGCTCAGCAGAGTCGAGAGGAGCCTGGAGGGAGCTCTGTGGAGAGGCCCATGGGATCATCTTTGTGGTGGACTCTAGTGACAGGCAAAGGATAAAGGAGGTCAAGGAGGTTCTTGCTGACCAGCTGAAGCAACCGAGAGTGGCAGGAAAACCCCTACTAGT GTTGGCTAACAAACAGGACAAAATGAACGCTTTGCTGGGAAGTGAGCTGATTGAGATTCTGTCCCTGGAGGAGCTGGTCAACCAGAGCCGCTCTCTGTGCCATATT GAGCCTTGTTCAGCCTTAATGGACCTGCGACGCTGGTCGGACAGAAAGACTCTACGAGGCCTTCGCTGGTTGCTTCGTGCCGTTTATCTGGATTACCCCGAGCTATGTACTCGTGTAGCCCAGGACAGCAAGAGGCCTCTGGAAccaagagagagggaaaagacCTGGAAAACAGAGAAAGTTCGCAGAAAACCCAAGGGGGAACG AATGCGATCCAGCAAACCAGATCTTCACCAGGTTCATCggccaaaagaaaaggagaaaaatacaAAGGGTGAAGGAAAGATGAAACCCATTCAAAACATGCTGCAAAAG GAAACCAGTCtgaaaaagaagacaaagaagaaGAGGCCGGTTAAGGTCCAGGAAGGTGAAAAGGATCAAGTAGAAGCAAAtgaacaggaggaggaagaggagggtgaCGGTAACGAAGGAGAGCATGAAAACTGTGGCCACAGAGAGAAAGCCAGCAGTGCCCTGATCCCCCCGAAAAAAAGCAAACCAAAACGtaaaacaaaagtgaaagaAGAGACTCTGGACGTGTCAGCATCACCAGACAATGATGAGAAGCCGCTTAAAG CTAAAGGGGAAAgaacgaagaaaaaaaaagttgtcaaaGTGAAAAGGAAGAACAAGATCAACACAGAGGAGATGTCTGGAGCTTACTCTCAACCTGTGGACCTGTCTGCAACCTTTG ATCTTTACCGAAAAGCAATACTGGCTCTGAAGGAACATCAGAATCAGGGACAGTGA
- the tmem35 gene encoding nicotinic acetylcholine receptor chaperone — MASPRTITIVALSFALGLFFVFMGTIKLTPRLSKDAYSEMKRAYKSYAKALPGLKKIGISSVLLRKIIGSLEVGCGVVLTLVPGRPKDVANFLLLLVMLAVLFFHQLVGDPLKRYAHALVFGILLTCRLLIARQSDDRPEREDSREEQHINDQEKNKVKQS, encoded by the exons ATGGCCTCACCAAGGACAATTACTATTGTGGCCCTTTCTTTTGCTTTGGGTTTATTTTTCGTGTTTATGGGGACCATTAAACTCACTCCGAGACTAAGCAAAGATGCATACAGTGAAATG AAAAGGGCATACAAGAGCTATGCCAAGGCATTGCCAGGCCTGAAAAAGATTGGTATCAGCTCAGTCCTGCTTCGTAAGATCATTGGCTCTCTGGAGGTAGGCTGCGGTGTGGTGCTCACCCTTGTACCTGGCAGGCCGAAGGATGTGGCCAACTTCTTGCTGCTGCTCGTCATGCTAGCTGTCCTGTTCTTCCACCAGCTAGTAGGAGACCCCCTGAAACGGTATGCCCACGCTCTAGTCTTTGGTATTCTGCTCACCTGCCGACTGCTTATTGCCCGCCAGAGTGACGACCggccagagagagaggacagccGAGAGGAACAGCACATTAATGACCAGGAAAAGAACAAGGTCAAGCAGTCTTAA